From the Actinomyces sp. zg-332 genome, the window TGCTAATGCTATTGCTGAGAATAATCCTGAAGTTCACCTAATGGTGGTACTAGTTGACGAACGCCCAGAAGAAGTTACTGACATGGAACGTACAGTAAAGGGTGAAGTTATTGCTTCTACTTTTGATCGCCCAGCAGTAGATCATACAACTGTTGCTGAATTAGCAATTGAACGTGCTAAGCGTCTAGTTGAACTAGGTAAAGACGTAGTTGTGCTTTTGGACTCTTTGACTCGTCTATCACGTGCTTATAACCTATCTGCACCTCCTTCAGGTCGTATTTTATCGGGTGGTGTGGATGCTGCCGCACTATATCCTCCAAAGAAATTCTTTGGGGCTGCACGTAATATTGAAAATGGTGGCTCATTGACTATTATTGCTTCTGCTCTAGTTGAAACTGGTTCAAAGATGGACGAATTAATCTTTGAAGAATTCAAGGGCACAGGCAATATGGAATTGCGTTTGTCACGTGCTTTGGCTGATAAGCGTATTTTCCCAGCAATTGATGTAAATTCTTCAGGTACACGTCGTGAAGAAGATCTATTCGCTCCTAACGAATTGCAGATAATTTGGCGTTTGCGTCGAGTTTTGGCTTCTTTGGAACAGCAACAAGCTATTGAATTGATTTTGAATAAGCTAAAAGAAAATAAGACAAATGCTGAATTTTTGGTTACAGTAGCAAAAACTGTTTCACCAGAATAAACTTTATGGGTATTATCTGGCTAATTGATTCTTCTGAATATTTTAGTCAGATACTACTTTAAAACTTGAAAATTTTTCTAAAAATGGCAAAATTGTTTTTTGGCAAGATGCCTTAGGAACTGCTTCACCGAAGCCAACAACTTTGGACCCAGTTCCCTTCTAATACAAGGAGAAACCATGAAAAAGGGTATTCACCCAGAATATGTTGAAACCACAGTTACTTGTACATGTGGTAACACATTTAAAACACGTTCAACACTAACTTCAGGTGAGATGCGTGCAGATGTATGCTCAGCATGCCATCCTTTCTACACTGGTAAGCAGAAGATTCTTGATACTGGTGGTCGTGTTGCTCGTTTCGAAGCTCGTTACGGTAAACGTAAGTAGTTTTGCTTTGGCACTGATACTTTAAAAGTATTGGTGCCAAAATTTTATTTTAATTTCATTTTTTTGTTTTCACACTAAAGATTGTAATTATATCCCTTTACTATGTTGTATAGGGAAAATGTATTTATCTTGTCTGGATTTATCATGTTTATTTAGTATAAGATAGAGTTTTATAAATCTAATATGCTATTTGAGAATACAAAGTAACGCAAAATACTGAAAGTAACTTTTATAATAAGTTCCTTTATTACTTACCTGAAAAATACTGGCGTGTAGTATATAGACTAAATCAACTTTAGTAGTATAAAAGTATAAAAAGTGCTATGGAAATAAATAATTTACTCAATTTTTAAGATAAAGTTATACACCCAATGAGGACATATAGTTGATAAATATTTATTAGTATTTTGATAACAATGATAATAAAATTGGTGTATTTGCATTTTAAAAGTATCGTTGTAAGTATAATATTCAAAATAAACTATCTTGAGTATTATTATTGGGATATAATTTTTTAGTATTTGTGTAAAATTATTGAGTATATATGTATTGCGAATTGAGTAGGAAATATGAGTGAAGAATTTGGTGCAGTTGGAGATCTTCTTAAAGAATACGATGAAGTTGAAAAAGCTTTAGCTGATCCTGATGTACATAATGACCGCACTAAAGCTCGTACTCTTGGTAGACGTTATGCACAGCTTGGACGTATTGCTGCTGCTGCGAAGAAGTATTACCAAACAGTTGATGACCTAGAAGCTGCTAAAGAACTAGCTACTGAAGACGAAAGCTTTGCTCAAGAACTACCAGCCCTCGAAGAAGAATATGAGAAAGCTTACGATGTACTTAGAAAAGTTCTAGCTCCACGTGATGAAGCTGATGCTCGTGATATTCTTATGGAAATCAAAGCTGGTGAAGGTGGCGCTGAATCGGCACTGTTTGCTGCTGACTTGCTACGTATGTATTTGAGATATGCTGAGCGCAAAGGCTGGACTACAGAAGTTTTATCAAGCACTGACTCAGATTTGGGTGGCTATAAAGATGTACAAATAGCTATTAAATCCAAAGGTGAAGTTGCTCCAGAAGATGGTGTCTGGGCTCAGATGAAATTTGAAGGTGGTGTGCACCGTGTTCAGCGTGTACCAGCTACAGAATCTCAGGGACGCATTCATACATCAGCAGCAGGTGTGTTAGTCATGCCTGAAGCTGAAGAAACTGGCGAAATAGAAATCGATCCAAATGATTTGAGAATCGACGTTTATCGTTCTTCAGGCCCTGGAGGTCAGTCTGTGAATACTACTGACTCAGCTGTACGTATCACACACATACCTACAGGTATTGTTGTAGCTATGCAAAACGAAAAGTCTCAGCTCCAAAATAAAGAGGCTGGTATGCGTGTTTTGCGTGCCAGATTACTTGCTGAACAGGAAGCTAAGCGTGCGGCTGAAGCAGCACAGGCACGTCATTCACAGGTTCGTACAGTTGACCGCTCAGAGCGTATTCGCACATATAATTTCCCTGAAAACAGAATTGTTGACCACCGTACAGGTTATAAGGCTTACAATTTGGATCAGGTAATTGACGGTGACTTGGAAGCAATTGTGCGT encodes:
- the rpmE gene encoding 50S ribosomal protein L31: MKKGIHPEYVETTVTCTCGNTFKTRSTLTSGEMRADVCSACHPFYTGKQKILDTGGRVARFEARYGKRK
- the prfA gene encoding peptide chain release factor 1 codes for the protein MSEEFGAVGDLLKEYDEVEKALADPDVHNDRTKARTLGRRYAQLGRIAAAAKKYYQTVDDLEAAKELATEDESFAQELPALEEEYEKAYDVLRKVLAPRDEADARDILMEIKAGEGGAESALFAADLLRMYLRYAERKGWTTEVLSSTDSDLGGYKDVQIAIKSKGEVAPEDGVWAQMKFEGGVHRVQRVPATESQGRIHTSAAGVLVMPEAEETGEIEIDPNDLRIDVYRSSGPGGQSVNTTDSAVRITHIPTGIVVAMQNEKSQLQNKEAGMRVLRARLLAEQEAKRAAEAAQARHSQVRTVDRSERIRTYNFPENRIVDHRTGYKAYNLDQVIDGDLEAIVRSCVEMDEKERLANAGNNE